The Collimonas fungivorans Ter331 genome has a segment encoding these proteins:
- a CDS encoding outer membrane protein assembly factor BamE, whose product MRMLLSPVRTSARIVPLAAAVLFMASLAGCASKNPPAGQSVAGADPAAAPVATDTSGVQTIKHRRFLGIFSPYRIDIQQGNFVSKEMLAQVKEGMTREQVRFALGTPLLTDLFHDDRWDYVFRLQKGNGEVTTSRVSVFFNGNLLARVDGGNLPTENDYLDRISGGASEAKKSVKNVEIAPSVPSAPGPSKN is encoded by the coding sequence ATGCGAATGTTGCTCTCCCCTGTCCGTACCTCCGCCCGCATCGTCCCTTTAGCCGCTGCAGTTCTCTTCATGGCCTCCCTGGCCGGCTGCGCGTCAAAAAATCCCCCGGCCGGCCAGTCGGTCGCCGGCGCAGATCCGGCGGCGGCTCCTGTCGCCACGGATACCAGCGGCGTGCAAACCATCAAGCACCGCCGCTTCCTGGGCATTTTTTCCCCCTACCGGATAGATATCCAGCAGGGAAATTTTGTCTCGAAAGAAATGTTGGCACAAGTTAAAGAAGGCATGACTCGCGAACAAGTGCGTTTTGCACTCGGCACGCCGCTGCTGACCGACTTGTTCCATGACGATCGCTGGGACTACGTGTTCCGCCTGCAAAAGGGCAATGGCGAAGTCACCACCAGCCGGGTCAGCGTTTTCTTCAACGGCAACCTGCTGGCGCGCGTCGACGGCGGCAACCTGCCTACCGAGAACGATTACCTGGACCGGATTTCAGGCGGCGCTTCGGAAGCCAAGAAGAGCGTCAAGAATGTGGAAATCGCACCGTCTGTGCCTAGCGCGCCTGGCCCTTCCAAGAATTGA
- the fur gene encoding ferric iron uptake transcriptional regulator, translated as MPNNPSELKASGLKATLPRLKILEIFQNSEVRHLSAEDVYKILLSDNLDVGLATVYRVLTQFEQAGLLQRNHFETGKAVFELNEGSHHDHLVCLDCGLVEEFYDEEIEKRQKIVAKEHGFEIADHALALYGHCRDCRKKKG; from the coding sequence ATGCCGAACAATCCATCCGAACTGAAAGCCAGCGGCCTCAAAGCCACCTTGCCACGCCTCAAAATCCTGGAAATCTTCCAGAACAGCGAGGTGCGCCACCTGAGCGCCGAGGACGTTTATAAAATCCTGCTGAGCGACAATCTCGACGTCGGCCTGGCGACCGTGTACCGCGTACTGACCCAATTCGAGCAGGCCGGGCTGTTGCAGCGCAACCATTTTGAAACCGGCAAGGCCGTGTTCGAACTCAACGAAGGCTCGCATCACGACCATCTGGTTTGCCTGGATTGCGGCCTGGTAGAAGAGTTTTACGACGAAGAAATTGAAAAGCGCCAGAAAATCGTCGCCAAGGAACACGGTTTTGAAATCGCCGACCATGCGCTGGCCCTGTACGGGCATTGCCGCGACTGCCGCAAGAAAAAGGGCTGA